From a single Pseudomonas triticicola genomic region:
- a CDS encoding mannose-1-phosphate guanylyltransferase/mannose-6-phosphate isomerase, with product MLIPVILSGGAGTRLWPVSREGHPKPFMTLPDGQSLLGKTYQRAAALLDGWGDIVTVTNREYYFQSKDHYCAAHVSRHRGHFLLEPSGRNTAPAIAAAALSLQALHGDDAIMVVMPADHLIVNQDALKSAVEHAVNLAKDGYLVTFGVVPTAPETGFGYIETGAPLDARGAAKVQRFVEKPDLQTATHYLESGNFLWNSGMFCFTTATLIAELQLHAPELLEQTRACMAVSAPVETVGCLQQELSPALFAEITDISIDYALMERSEKVVVVPAGFDWSDIGSWNAVAALIPADADNNRASGEAIFIDSHNNFVQSEGRLVATVGVDNLIIVDTADAVLVAHADRAQDVRRVAKQLKDKSHEAYRLHRTVSRPWGTYTVLEEGPRFKIKRIVVKPGGKLSLQMHHHRNEHWVVVEGMAKVTNNGSGTTLVAKNESTFIAAGHKHRLENPGVIDLVIIEVQSGEYLGEDDIVRFEDQYGRTV from the coding sequence ATGCTGATTCCGGTGATTCTGTCCGGCGGTGCCGGCACCCGTTTGTGGCCGGTGTCCCGCGAGGGCCACCCCAAGCCGTTCATGACCCTGCCCGACGGCCAGTCGCTGCTGGGCAAGACCTACCAGCGCGCGGCGGCGTTGCTGGACGGCTGGGGCGATATCGTCACGGTGACCAACCGCGAGTATTACTTCCAGAGCAAGGATCACTATTGCGCGGCGCACGTATCGCGCCATCGTGGGCACTTTCTGCTGGAGCCGAGCGGGCGCAATACCGCACCGGCGATCGCAGCGGCAGCACTGTCATTGCAGGCGCTGCACGGCGACGACGCAATCATGGTGGTGATGCCGGCGGATCACTTGATCGTCAATCAGGACGCCCTGAAGAGTGCGGTCGAGCACGCAGTGAATCTGGCGAAGGACGGTTATCTGGTGACCTTTGGCGTGGTCCCTACCGCGCCGGAAACCGGCTTCGGCTATATCGAGACCGGTGCGCCGCTGGACGCCAGAGGCGCGGCCAAGGTGCAGCGTTTCGTCGAGAAACCCGACCTGCAGACCGCTACGCATTATCTGGAGAGCGGCAACTTCCTGTGGAATTCGGGGATGTTCTGCTTCACCACCGCGACGCTCATTGCCGAACTGCAACTGCACGCACCCGAGTTGCTGGAACAGACCCGCGCCTGCATGGCCGTCAGCGCACCGGTCGAAACGGTCGGCTGCCTGCAACAGGAGTTGTCACCGGCCCTGTTTGCCGAAATCACTGACATCTCCATTGACTACGCACTGATGGAGCGCTCGGAAAAAGTCGTGGTGGTACCTGCCGGTTTCGACTGGAGCGACATCGGTTCGTGGAACGCGGTCGCCGCGCTGATTCCCGCCGACGCCGACAACAACCGCGCCAGCGGCGAAGCGATCTTCATCGACAGCCACAACAACTTCGTGCAGAGCGAGGGCCGGCTGGTGGCGACCGTCGGTGTGGATAACCTGATTATCGTCGACACCGCTGATGCGGTGCTGGTGGCCCATGCCGACCGTGCACAGGATGTACGCCGCGTGGCCAAGCAACTCAAGGACAAGTCCCACGAAGCCTATCGGCTGCATCGTACGGTCAGCCGTCCTTGGGGCACCTACACCGTTCTGGAGGAAGGCCCGCGTTTCAAGATCAAACGCATCGTGGTCAAACCCGGTGGCAAGTTGTCGTTGCAGATGCACCATCACCGCAACGAGCACTGGGTGGTGGTCGAAGGCATGGCCAAGGTCACCAACAACGGCTCCGGCACGACCCTGGTCGCCAAGAACGAATCGACGTTCATTGCCGCCGGCCACAAGCATCGCCTGGAGAACCCCGGGGTGATCGATCTGGTCATCATTGAAGTGCAAAGCGGCGAGTACCTGGGCGAGGACGATATCGTGCGCTTCGAAGATCAATACGGCAGGACGGTCTGA
- the gmd gene encoding GDP-mannose 4,6-dehydratase — translation MTKSALITGITGQDGAYLAKLLLDKGYKVHGLVARRSSDSRWRLRETGIEADIVYLDGDMADACSVQRAVIKSAPDEVYNLAAQSFVAASWDQPVTTGIVDGLGVTHLLEAIRQFSPHTRFYQASTSEMFGLIQAEQQDENTPFYPRSPYGVAKLYGHWITVNYRESFNLHASSGILFNHESPLRGIEFVTRKVTDAAARIKQGRQQELALGNIDAKRDWGFAGDYVEAMWLMLQQDKPDDFVVATGVTTTVREMCRIAFDHVGLNYRDYVKIDPAFFRPAEVEVLLGNPAKAQRVLGWKPKTDLDTLIRMMMDADMKRVAKE, via the coding sequence ATGACAAAAAGTGCACTGATTACCGGGATCACGGGCCAGGACGGCGCCTATCTGGCCAAACTGCTGCTGGACAAGGGCTACAAGGTTCACGGCCTCGTCGCCCGGCGCAGCAGCGATTCACGCTGGCGCCTGCGCGAGACGGGTATCGAAGCCGATATCGTCTACCTCGACGGCGACATGGCGGACGCCTGTTCGGTGCAGCGTGCGGTAATCAAATCGGCACCGGACGAGGTCTACAACCTCGCCGCACAGAGTTTTGTCGCCGCCTCCTGGGATCAACCGGTGACCACCGGTATCGTCGATGGGCTGGGCGTGACACACCTGCTCGAAGCGATCCGCCAGTTCAGTCCGCACACGCGTTTTTATCAGGCCTCGACCAGCGAAATGTTCGGCCTGATCCAGGCTGAGCAGCAGGACGAGAACACGCCGTTCTACCCACGCAGCCCTTACGGCGTGGCCAAACTCTACGGCCACTGGATCACCGTCAACTACCGCGAAAGCTTCAACCTGCACGCCAGCAGCGGCATCCTCTTCAACCATGAATCACCGCTGCGTGGCATCGAATTCGTTACCCGCAAGGTCACTGACGCCGCTGCGCGCATCAAGCAGGGCAGACAGCAGGAGCTGGCGCTGGGCAACATCGACGCGAAACGCGATTGGGGCTTTGCCGGCGATTACGTCGAGGCCATGTGGCTGATGCTGCAGCAGGACAAGCCCGACGACTTCGTGGTCGCCACGGGCGTCACCACCACGGTGCGCGAGATGTGCCGCATTGCCTTCGATCACGTCGGCCTTAACTACCGCGATTACGTGAAGATCGACCCGGCGTTCTTCCGCCCGGCCGAAGTCGAAGTGCTGCTCGGCAACCCGGCCAAGGCCCAGCGTGTACTGGGCTGGAAACCGAAAACCGACCTGGATACCTTGATCCGCATGATGATGGATGCGGACATGAAACGCGTCGCCAAGGAGTAG
- a CDS encoding GDP-mannose 4,6-dehydratase, with translation MKKRLFVTGLSGFVGQHIQSRLASPGSSWALLPAASVYDLTNADSLIDLWPELPDAVIHLAGQTFVPEAFRDPARTFDINLFGTLNLLQALKARGFAGTFLYVSSGDVYGQVGEKHLPITEQQPPLPRNPYAVSKLSAEFLSLQWGLSEGWPVLIARPFNHIGTAQKDSFVIASAARQICRIRQGLQAPQLQVGDIDVTRDFLDVGDVIAAYFALLENGTTGQVYNICSGREQSIRSLIEQLADLAEVEVELVQDPARMRRADQRRVCGSHAKLASATGWAPATTTQQSLRAILSDWEMRVRQQ, from the coding sequence TTGAAAAAACGTCTGTTCGTCACGGGCCTCAGCGGCTTCGTGGGACAACACATTCAGTCTCGTCTGGCTTCGCCGGGCTCGTCGTGGGCGCTGCTGCCTGCCGCATCGGTCTACGACCTTACGAACGCCGACAGCCTCATCGACCTTTGGCCTGAGTTGCCGGATGCAGTCATTCATCTGGCCGGCCAGACCTTCGTGCCGGAAGCCTTTCGTGACCCGGCCCGCACCTTCGATATCAATCTTTTCGGCACCCTCAACCTGCTGCAGGCGCTCAAGGCTCGCGGCTTTGCCGGCACTTTCCTGTACGTCAGCTCCGGCGACGTTTACGGGCAAGTCGGCGAAAAGCATCTGCCGATCACCGAGCAACAACCGCCGCTGCCACGCAATCCGTATGCGGTGAGCAAGCTTTCAGCGGAGTTTCTCTCCCTGCAATGGGGCCTGAGCGAAGGCTGGCCGGTGCTGATCGCGCGTCCGTTCAACCACATCGGCACCGCGCAGAAAGACAGCTTCGTCATCGCCAGCGCCGCCCGGCAGATCTGCCGTATCAGACAGGGTCTGCAAGCACCGCAACTGCAAGTCGGCGATATCGACGTTACGCGGGATTTTCTTGATGTCGGCGACGTGATCGCAGCGTATTTCGCCCTGCTGGAAAACGGCACAACGGGGCAGGTCTACAACATTTGCTCGGGCCGCGAGCAAAGCATTCGCAGCCTGATCGAGCAATTGGCCGATCTGGCCGAAGTCGAGGTAGAACTGGTGCAGGATCCGGCGCGCATGCGGCGCGCCGATCAGCGCCGCGTCTGCGGCAGTCACGCAAAACTGGCCAGCGCCACAGGATGGGCGCCAGCCACCACCACACAACAATCCCTGCGGGCGATCCTGTCCGACTGGGAGATGCGAGTACGACAACAATGA